The following are from one region of the Falco biarmicus isolate bFalBia1 chromosome 1, bFalBia1.pri, whole genome shotgun sequence genome:
- the GLTP gene encoding glycolipid transfer protein, protein MALLLEHEFKPLPADKQIETLPFLEAVAHLPPFFDCLGAPIVYSPVKADLTGNIKKIRAVYDSNPAKFKTLQNILEVEKEMHGSAWPKTGATLALMWLKRGLKFMLVLLQSISDGEQDEEHPNLIRVNAMKAYEIALKKYHGWMLQKLFMGSVYALPYKSDLLKALEKGKEVKEEESIEKIHQFLSRVTPILDAIYEMYTKMNAELSYKA, encoded by the exons ATGgcgctgctgctggagcacgAGTTCAAGCCGCTGCCGGCCGACAAGCAGATCGAGACGCTGCCCTTCCTGGAGGCCGTGGCGCACCTGCCGCCATTCTTCG ATTGCCTGGGGGCTCCCATTGTCTACTCACCCGTCAAAGCAGACCTGACTGGAAATATCAAG AAAATCCGGGCGGTTTATGACTCCAACCCTGCCAAGTTCAAAACTCTGCAGAACATCCTGGAGGTGGAGAAGGAGATGCACGGCTCAGCCTGGCCCAAGACAGGCGCGACGCTGGCACTGATGTGGTTGAAAAG GGGCCTGAAGTTCATGCTGGTGTTGCTGCAGAGCATCTCCGATGGTGAGCAGGATGAGGAGCATCCGAACCTCATCCGAGTGAATGCCATGAAGGCTTACGAGATTGCGCTGAAGAAGTACCATGGCTGGATGCTGCAGAAGCTCTTCATG GGCTCAGTCTACGCTCTTCCATACAAATCAGATTTGCTGAAGGCATTAGAGAAGGGTAAAGAAgtcaaagaggaagaaagcataGAGAAGATTCATCAGTTTCTCTCGAGGGTCACCCCCATTCTGGATGCAATTTATGAGATGTACACGAAGATGAACGCCGAGCTGAGCTACAAAGCCTGA
- the TCHP gene encoding trichoplein keratin filament-binding protein codes for MALRWAARGRAPEQWAAERRRELEARSRQQWELASRSFVRAAICCARQARWSAPRALPPSPATVRREAEEAAARLEQRRARLRRLLGEEREALAAELRERRGGGPGAAGMRQRCEELRASREERRRTVAEQLLYEHWKKNNAELREVESDLHRKHVTEAWGDQLIQKAKQEATELEEKKRYENQYERARREALERMSQEKEKRRLEEKKQAEMLLQQIEELKLQETEAKKLKKEQENLLKQQWELENLEEERKQMEARQKKKELGRFLRHQCHAQLKRRAQQIQEELEIDRQILLALLEKEDEDQHRQSARRERAIADVAWMKQVIEEQLQLEKQREAELQTFFREEAKKVWEKREEEWGREKAARDRLMNEVLAGRQRQIQEKMALNRRAQEESIKYREQLIKELEEAKELIRREKEQEEELKTACRQELEAQMTERHLQEQEEERCRREEEEEERSARQRYEELVRQEAKRMAEQGYRSRLYSYPKAAWT; via the exons ATGGCGCTGAGGtgggcggcgcggggccgggccccggAGCAATGGGCGGCCGAGCGGCGGCGGGAGCTGGAGGCGCGGAGCCGGCAGCAGTGGGAGCTGGCCAGCCGCTCCTTCGTCCGGGCCGCCATTTGCTGCGCCAGGCAGGCGCGGTGGAGCGCGCCGCGTGCCCTCCCGCCCAG CCCGGCGACGGTGCGGCGGGAGgcggaggaggcggcggcgcggctGGAGCAGCGGCGGGcgcggctgcggcggctgctCGGCGAGGAGCGGGAGGCGCTGGCAGCGGAgctgcgggagcggcggggcggcggcccgGGGGCCGCGGGGATGCGGCAGCGGTGCGAGGAGCTGCGAGCCAGCCGGGAGGAGCGGAGGAGGACG GttgctgagcagctgctgtacgagcactggaagaaaaacaacgCTGAGCTCCGTGAG GTGGAGTCGGACCTGCACAGGAAGCATGTGACAGAGGCTTGGGGTGATCAGCTAATCCAAAAAGCCAAG CAAGAAGCAACTGAACTTGAAGAGAAAAAACGTTATGAAAATCAATATGAACGTGCACGAAGGGAAGCGCTGGAAAGAATGAGCCAAGAGAAAGAGAAGCGTCGGCTGGAAGAGAAGAAGCAAGCGGAGATGTTGCTTCAACAAATAGAAGAACTGAAATTACAGGAGACAGAG gcaaaaaagctgaaaaaagagcaagagaatttattaaagcagcagtgggagctggagaacttggaggaagaaaggaaacaaatggaaGCGCGCCAGAAGAAGAAAGAGCTTGG tcgCTTTTTGAGGCATCAGTGCCATGCCCAGTTAAAAAGACGAGCTCAGCAGATACAGGAGGAGCTG GAGATAGACAGGCAAATCTTGTTAGCCCTCCTTGAGAAAGAAGATGAGGATCAGCACCGCCAGTCTGCGCGACGAGAACGAGCTATTGCAGATGTCGCATGGATGAAACAGGTCATTGAGGAACAGCTCCAGTTAGAAAAACAGAGGGAAGCAGAGCTACAGACTTTCTTCAG AGAAGAAGCTAAAAAAGtgtgggagaaaagggaagaagaatggggaagagagaaggcagCCAGAGACCGCCTGATGAATGAG GTCCTTGCAGGCAGACAGCGCCAGATCCAAGAGAAGATGGCGTTAAACAGACGAGCCCAAGAAGAGTCTATAAAGTATAGAGAGCAGCTGATTAAAGAACTTGAAGAGGCAAAAGAACTGATTAGGCgagagaaggagcaggaggaggaactgaagacagcctgcaggcaggagtTGGAGGCGCAG ATGACAGAACGCCACCTACAAGAACAGGAGGAGGAGCGGTGccggagggaggaggaagaagaggagagatCAGCCAGGCAGCGCTATGAGGAGTTAGTGCGGCAGGAGGCCAAGCGCATGGCTGAGCAAGGCTATCGCAGCAGG CTCTACAGTTACCCAAAGGCAGCATGGACCTGA